Proteins co-encoded in one Aerococcaceae bacterium DSM 111021 genomic window:
- a CDS encoding UvrD-helicase domain-containing protein, with protein sequence MTQNSTHDYEKEFAFEADYLDFVYNKMLQSREELTAFIKEAREDGLAFVQKMSEDVRIDFSSFADNMDTFSTIEMKNREIDQMNSRIISSERILENVHRSLEAPYFGKINVDFLDGEAAESFYIGINSFGDDNNEKFVYDWRSPIAELFYNNTTGESSYVVNDHTIDVEIDKRRQFVIEKDTLLKFFDTSVAIQDDVLLEALEQDSSNLMQDITSTIQSEQNVIIRDTQHPIILVNGVAGSGKTSTIMQRIAYLLYSYRKEITSDNILILSPNEHFVSYISNVLPSLGERTPLNMTLLQFVDKNLTLKLESEQAYFHRISQHDVPQQTEIIRNESFVDFIDNAEELILNQMDFFEPILRKDKVIVSPNRILSTFKETPDSSPLIVRMQATRQLLASNWQRRMTKQAKKTTIIDRVMSLPESLQQKFFNELITDDSEHTINKYANRYVRIQYSKVTRELNDLSWINLRAIFSNLYTQYTNEEYQFNQDGTVNMDEGVVMLYIYNRYIEKIAIPKMKFVLVDEVQDYTAAQIRLLASLFPRSAFTMVGDENQAIFNANIQFNDIIANFSSRSEQVKLYQLVNSYRSSGSITRLFNRLATNNESWEIVPIRPAGSEPKMFEINTSEDYLNLLKDINHELDEMKLTIITKTMEEAEYLEALIDKKQLEKLNMNVIPISLSKGLEFDNVLIHNASDDNYMTQRDKRILYTASSRAMKNLYITYKNKLTDIFK encoded by the coding sequence CACGTGAAGATGGTCTTGCTTTTGTTCAAAAGATGTCCGAAGATGTTAGAATTGATTTCAGTAGTTTTGCTGACAATATGGATACTTTCTCGACAATTGAGATGAAGAACAGAGAAATAGACCAAATGAATTCTAGAATTATATCTTCTGAAAGGATATTAGAGAATGTACATAGATCGCTTGAAGCCCCATATTTTGGAAAAATAAACGTTGATTTTTTAGATGGAGAAGCGGCAGAATCATTCTATATTGGAATTAATAGTTTTGGCGATGATAATAATGAAAAGTTTGTATATGATTGGCGTTCACCTATAGCGGAATTATTTTATAATAATACAACGGGCGAATCCTCGTATGTGGTAAATGACCATACAATAGACGTTGAAATCGATAAACGTAGACAATTCGTTATTGAAAAAGATACTTTATTGAAGTTTTTTGATACATCAGTTGCTATACAAGATGATGTGCTATTAGAAGCATTAGAACAGGATAGTTCTAACTTGATGCAAGATATTACATCAACGATTCAAAGTGAACAAAATGTTATTATTCGTGACACCCAGCATCCCATTATTTTAGTCAATGGTGTTGCAGGAAGTGGAAAAACATCTACAATTATGCAACGTATAGCTTATTTACTTTATTCGTATCGTAAAGAAATAACATCGGATAATATCTTAATCCTTTCACCAAATGAGCATTTTGTATCGTATATTTCGAATGTTTTACCTTCCTTGGGAGAGAGAACACCTTTAAATATGACACTCCTTCAATTCGTTGATAAAAACTTAACGTTGAAGCTTGAAAGTGAACAAGCATATTTCCATCGTATTAGTCAACATGATGTACCTCAACAAACTGAAATTATTCGCAATGAATCTTTTGTTGATTTTATTGATAATGCTGAGGAGTTAATTTTGAATCAGATGGATTTTTTTGAGCCAATATTACGTAAAGACAAAGTAATTGTCTCACCTAATAGGATATTAAGTACTTTTAAAGAAACGCCGGACAGCTCACCGCTAATTGTCCGTATGCAAGCAACTAGACAGTTGTTAGCAAGTAATTGGCAAAGAAGAATGACAAAACAAGCTAAGAAAACAACGATTATTGATAGAGTTATGTCCTTACCAGAATCTTTACAGCAAAAGTTCTTTAATGAATTAATCACTGATGATTCAGAACATACAATTAATAAATATGCGAATAGGTACGTGCGTATTCAATACAGTAAAGTAACGCGAGAACTGAATGATTTATCATGGATTAATTTACGAGCTATATTTTCAAATTTATATACTCAATATACGAATGAAGAGTATCAATTCAATCAAGATGGAACAGTGAATATGGATGAGGGAGTAGTCATGCTATACATCTATAATCGATATATCGAAAAGATAGCTATACCAAAAATGAAATTTGTTTTAGTTGATGAAGTTCAAGATTACACAGCAGCACAAATTAGATTATTAGCTAGTCTATTCCCGAGAAGTGCGTTTACTATGGTTGGGGATGAGAACCAAGCGATTTTTAATGCTAACATTCAGTTTAATGATATTATAGCTAACTTCTCAAGTCGATCAGAACAAGTTAAACTATACCAATTAGTTAACAGCTACCGTTCAAGTGGATCAATAACTAGACTATTCAACCGCCTAGCAACGAATAATGAATCATGGGAAATAGTACCAATCCGCCCAGCTGGAAGTGAACCAAAGATGTTTGAAATTAATACATCTGAAGATTATTTAAATCTACTTAAAGATATCAATCATGAATTAGACGAAATGAAATTAACCATTATTACAAAAACAATGGAAGAGGCTGAATATCTCGAGGCTTTAATCGACAAAAAACAACTCGAAAAGTTAAATATGAATGTTATACCTATTAGTTTGTCGAAAGGATTAGAGTTTGATAATGTTTTAATTCATAATGCATCAGACGATAATTATATGACACAACGTGATAAACGAATTTTATATACTGCTAGTTCTAGAGCTATGAAAAATCTTTACATCACTTATAAAAATAAGTTAACAGATATATTCAAGTAA